The following proteins are co-located in the Fimbriiglobus ruber genome:
- a CDS encoding TIGR02996 domain-containing protein: MTDREALYQAVLAAPDDDLPRLVLADWFEENGDPERAAFVRLQIELARLAEGDARRAELEGLAADLLRIHWTTWLGVRVEVAPASRWVFRRGFPMELDWRGSPSGDELAKFVGSPFLAQITRLKLSVDIIADAFAHTLATSEYTSNLTELDLSFNAIGPAGVADLAASKYLNRLSQLDLGSNQIGDAGADILAASPCTERLIKLGLRSTGIGPAGVRALAASPRLASLNTLDLSSNALGPAGAAELAASKYLNRLSQLDLRSTRVGDEGVTILAASPIAAHLIKLDLDNNGIGPTGAEALAATPRLACLNTLSLALNPIGTRGATALASSLYLSRLDSLNLGWCSIGDAGAAALAASPHLTRLTTLHLS; the protein is encoded by the coding sequence ATGACGGACCGCGAAGCCCTGTACCAGGCCGTCCTCGCGGCGCCGGACGACGACTTGCCTCGGCTCGTTCTGGCTGACTGGTTCGAGGAGAACGGCGACCCCGAGCGGGCCGCCTTCGTCCGTCTCCAGATCGAACTCGCCCGGTTGGCCGAAGGCGACGCCCGCCGGGCCGAGCTGGAGGGCCTTGCTGCCGATTTGTTGCGGATTCATTGGACCACATGGTTGGGAGTGCGGGTCGAGGTGGCGCCGGCCAGTAGATGGGTGTTCCGCCGCGGGTTCCCGATGGAACTTGATTGGCGAGGCAGTCCAAGCGGGGACGAGCTAGCAAAATTCGTGGGCTCACCTTTTCTCGCTCAAATAACAAGGTTGAAACTATCCGTTGATATTATTGCGGATGCGTTCGCACACACACTCGCGACATCCGAGTACACATCCAATCTCACCGAGTTAGACCTCTCATTTAATGCCATTGGTCCTGCCGGGGTGGCGGATCTGGCAGCCTCCAAATATCTGAATCGGCTTTCTCAACTTGATTTAGGTAGTAACCAGATCGGTGACGCAGGCGCGGATATACTCGCCGCCTCTCCTTGCACGGAGCGTTTGATCAAACTTGGCCTTCGAAGCACTGGAATCGGCCCCGCCGGCGTGAGGGCGCTGGCCGCCTCCCCGCGTTTGGCCAGCTTGAACACGTTAGATCTTTCGTCCAATGCACTTGGTCCTGCCGGGGCGGCGGAGCTGGCCGCCTCCAAATACCTGAATCGGCTTTCTCAACTTGATTTAAGGAGTACCCGGGTCGGCGATGAGGGCGTGACGATACTCGCCGCATCTCCTATCGCGGCGCATTTGATCAAACTTGACCTCGATAACAATGGAATCGGCCCCACTGGTGCGGAGGCGCTGGCCGCCACCCCGCGTCTAGCCTGCTTGAACACCTTGTCTCTTGCGCTTAACCCGATCGGGACGCGTGGCGCGACGGCCCTCGCCAGTTCACTGTATCTGTCCCGGCTCGACTCTTTGAACCTTGGGTGGTGCAGTATCGGCGACGCCGGCGCGGCGGCCCTTGCGGCCTCGCCCCACTTGACCAGACTCACCACCTTGCATCTGAGTTAA
- a CDS encoding WD40 repeat domain-containing protein, with translation MPVNLFHRVRPALPVDVARNRIWVRLVFVVISYGTSIFPLAAAEPSVQLKPAVDLYGDPLPEGAVARFGSVRFRHGDKIQAVAYSPDGKTIASGGRDRVILWEAATGKALASMVWETLISSSTRAGSKRQVEVGSTRGLAFTADGQRLIAIVSRPISQSSLPRLASQSSLTYAVLWDLKGRTPPSYHEMFQGISSKGWLSLAFSPDGNRLAVGTSTGDSQVLDLEESQVVTTVGAMGVLGLLFSPDGKLLTAVTPKSIDDADLTTGRKMQRLTIDRAERAVFGRTGESVWVGRVSEELWNGQVLSGDLKRWDLRTGSVVQTIKTVPDRLLSLAVSPDEQTLAICTPTNGLIFYDTATGRAGDAISSGSKVRSGVNGLAFAPDGKSLATAGGNRVRTFDVPTRRERHQLEEHVEAVCTLALAKDGKHVATAGRDGMIRTWDVSTGRALKFWATDPTTCVDALAYTPDGRHVVASEPGLVRMWDASTGNEVRRFEKKSRRTVEYINTLSPDGTLFAACWEGKNSISLYDVATGRLLREFSSRATPISQMTFAPDGRWLFSVAEKRPAGYRMPALNEVQVWDTAFGGQFCTFDIEKSFHRNAMSPDGKLLISVAEADGDEPACMKFRSTQTGTEFRERRIPKATIATFSPNGHYVAIGVENKIRLIELVTGQLVQELAGGVGSVTDLVYTPGGRRLLSAHRDGTTLVWDLSLLAESIGDRNTLWDGLASKDAAVAYRTAGMMVANPSVALAALGEKLRPAPKARTTAELVAALDDPAFTTRDVASRELRRRVEIAPEELKAALGLATSAEVRLRLNEILNAAPSPWPKLTDEELRQVRAVGVLEMISTPDARRQLKALAGGDLYALLTREARAALRRLGE, from the coding sequence GTGCCTGTTAACCTGTTCCACCGGGTGCGTCCGGCCTTGCCGGTCGATGTCGCACGAAATCGGATCTGGGTTCGTCTCGTGTTCGTCGTCATCAGCTACGGCACGAGTATCTTTCCCCTCGCTGCCGCCGAACCGTCCGTTCAGTTAAAGCCCGCCGTCGATCTATATGGTGATCCACTGCCGGAGGGAGCGGTCGCCCGATTCGGGAGCGTCCGCTTCCGGCACGGCGACAAGATCCAGGCCGTCGCCTACTCCCCGGATGGGAAGACGATTGCTTCCGGCGGGCGGGACCGAGTCATTTTGTGGGAAGCGGCGACGGGGAAAGCGCTTGCCTCGATGGTCTGGGAAACCCTGATCTCTTCGTCCACTCGGGCTGGCTCCAAGCGACAAGTAGAAGTCGGTTCCACGCGGGGACTCGCGTTTACAGCAGACGGTCAGCGGTTGATTGCGATTGTCTCGCGGCCGATCTCTCAGTCCAGCCTCCCGCGGTTGGCCTCTCAGTCCAGTCTGACATACGCAGTGCTATGGGATCTCAAAGGCCGAACGCCGCCCAGCTACCATGAGATGTTTCAAGGGATCAGTAGCAAGGGTTGGCTATCCCTGGCATTCTCGCCCGACGGCAATCGCCTTGCCGTCGGAACCAGTACGGGTGATTCCCAGGTCCTTGATCTGGAAGAGAGCCAGGTCGTTACGACGGTGGGAGCCATGGGCGTGTTGGGATTGTTGTTTTCTCCAGACGGCAAATTGCTCACGGCGGTAACGCCGAAGAGCATCGACGACGCGGACCTGACGACCGGACGGAAGATGCAACGGCTGACGATCGATCGAGCCGAACGGGCCGTCTTCGGCCGGACTGGTGAGTCCGTCTGGGTCGGGCGCGTAAGCGAGGAGTTGTGGAACGGCCAGGTGCTATCAGGCGACCTCAAACGGTGGGATCTCCGGACGGGATCGGTCGTTCAGACGATCAAGACCGTCCCCGACAGATTGCTTTCACTCGCCGTTTCCCCAGACGAACAAACACTGGCAATCTGCACCCCCACAAACGGCCTGATCTTTTATGACACGGCAACCGGACGGGCGGGTGACGCCATTTCGTCGGGATCGAAAGTCCGTTCTGGCGTGAACGGCTTGGCGTTCGCCCCGGACGGCAAGTCGCTCGCGACCGCCGGCGGCAACCGGGTCCGAACATTCGACGTGCCTACCCGACGGGAGCGGCATCAGCTCGAAGAACACGTGGAGGCGGTCTGTACTCTCGCTCTGGCCAAGGATGGAAAACATGTGGCGACGGCGGGACGAGATGGGATGATTCGTACATGGGATGTGTCCACCGGGCGGGCCCTCAAGTTCTGGGCGACCGACCCGACCACTTGCGTCGATGCATTGGCGTATACGCCCGACGGTCGTCATGTCGTTGCGTCCGAACCGGGGTTGGTCAGGATGTGGGATGCGTCGACCGGGAACGAGGTCCGCCGCTTCGAGAAAAAGAGCCGCCGGACCGTGGAGTACATCAACACCTTATCGCCGGACGGCACTCTCTTCGCCGCTTGCTGGGAAGGGAAGAATTCCATCAGCTTGTACGATGTCGCGACCGGCCGGCTGCTGCGAGAGTTCTCCAGTCGGGCCACTCCGATCTCTCAAATGACGTTTGCCCCCGACGGACGATGGCTGTTCAGTGTGGCCGAGAAGCGCCCAGCGGGGTACCGAATGCCGGCTTTAAACGAGGTCCAAGTTTGGGACACGGCGTTTGGTGGCCAGTTCTGCACTTTTGACATCGAGAAATCATTCCATCGGAACGCGATGAGCCCGGACGGTAAGTTGTTGATCTCGGTGGCCGAAGCGGATGGGGACGAGCCGGCCTGCATGAAATTTCGAAGTACCCAGACCGGAACGGAATTCCGCGAAAGGAGAATCCCGAAAGCGACTATTGCCACCTTTAGCCCGAACGGTCACTACGTCGCGATCGGGGTGGAGAATAAAATCCGGCTCATCGAGTTGGTAACCGGACAGCTTGTTCAAGAGTTGGCGGGCGGCGTCGGTTCGGTAACAGACCTGGTATACACTCCCGGTGGCCGGCGATTGCTCTCGGCTCACCGCGACGGGACGACCTTGGTGTGGGATTTGTCGCTGCTTGCCGAGAGCATCGGGGACCGGAATACTTTGTGGGATGGGCTGGCATCGAAGGACGCGGCCGTCGCGTACCGAACAGCCGGGATGATGGTCGCGAACCCGTCCGTCGCACTCGCCGCATTGGGTGAGAAGCTCAGGCCAGCTCCGAAAGCGCGGACGACTGCCGAACTCGTCGCTGCTTTGGACGACCCGGCATTCACGACACGCGACGTAGCCAGTCGCGAACTGCGGCGACGGGTGGAAATCGCGCCCGAAGAACTGAAGGCGGCGCTGGGTTTAGCGACATCGGCCGAAGTGCGATTGCGTTTGAACGAGATCTTGAACGCTGCCCCGAGTCCGTGGCCGAAGCTGACGGACGAAGAACTGCGACAGGTTCGAGCCGTGGGCGTGCTGGAGATGATCAGCACGCCGGACGCCCGGCGGCAATTGAAGGCGCTAGCGGGCGGCGACCTTTACGCTCTGTTGACCCGCGAAGCCCGGGCCGCGTTGCGGCGGCTCGGGGAGTGA
- a CDS encoding WD40 repeat domain-containing protein translates to MADLYGDTLPEGAVARFGCVRFRHGEEVEAVAYAPDGTTIASGGADRIALWEAATGKPKTSFSLRPYLPPLPEWAADPLANRGYIQGLAFTPDGRQLISLVEPSGENPVAGRLILWDLTGSRLPKVIECDRVGGVYCPMSMAVSPSGRIVAVGTRGYVRIVDTEKQQLVWVEEIKDVRALSFAPDGKALAVATPERVILVDTTTGKTVAQIPADHADQIAFDPSGTSIWLGREGEEQWNPSAKPGTLRRWDLRTGSVARTYDTVPGGTYSLVASPDGKTLAFSGAGRRAIIWDTAAGKAVARIKSNSQSIRLAYAPDGKMLALTEGMRVRVWDVAARREVHHNETYVEEVSIVATSLDSKLIATADWGGTVQVWDPDSGLEINSWMANHNFRGINAMTFTPDGHSILTFGSGTARRWDVSRGEETVFFKKPKKTMDDSLAISSADCRLFAAHWGNHKTITLYETTTGRSLRELNGHAQAITQMAFSSDARRLISVEAVGSVSINSLTATDDQRWQSLGTSSVRVWDVTTGQTLHTFAVDKPFGRMTVSPDCRVVAVESYQKEEKVTFLGFWDLMTGKEMVGRRIKGAGGAVFSPDGRYLAAKAGNTIRLYEVASGQVVRVFEGAVGSVTGLTITPNGRRLISLHHDGTSLVWDLTRPHEAGVETSKSWEELASKDPATAFRAAGTLAANPAGAMVVLGEKLRPAPKSRTTAALVADMDDPVFSVRDVATRELFWRADRESAELKRILANTRSAEVRLRLDGILQTAPSPWPKLTAEELRQARAVGALEAIGTPDARRLLKALAGGDPYALLTREARVALRRLGEE, encoded by the coding sequence ATGGCTGACCTTTATGGTGACACATTGCCGGAAGGGGCTGTCGCCCGGTTCGGGTGCGTTCGGTTCCGACACGGCGAGGAGGTCGAGGCAGTCGCATACGCTCCGGACGGAACGACGATCGCGTCCGGCGGGGCCGACCGGATCGCGCTGTGGGAAGCGGCGACGGGGAAACCGAAGACGTCCTTTTCGTTGCGGCCTTACCTCCCCCCGTTGCCCGAGTGGGCTGCCGATCCGCTGGCGAATCGCGGGTACATCCAGGGACTCGCGTTCACTCCGGACGGGAGGCAATTGATTTCACTCGTGGAACCGTCCGGCGAGAACCCTGTTGCAGGACGCTTGATACTGTGGGATCTCACCGGTTCGCGGTTACCCAAGGTGATCGAATGTGATCGGGTAGGAGGCGTATACTGTCCTATGTCGATGGCTGTGTCGCCTAGTGGGAGGATCGTCGCTGTCGGGACAAGGGGATATGTGCGAATCGTCGACACGGAAAAGCAGCAGTTGGTTTGGGTAGAAGAGATCAAAGATGTGCGGGCTCTTTCGTTCGCGCCGGACGGCAAAGCACTTGCGGTCGCAACCCCCGAGCGGGTGATCCTCGTGGACACCACGACCGGGAAGACAGTCGCACAGATCCCCGCGGACCACGCGGACCAAATCGCGTTCGATCCGAGCGGGACATCCATTTGGCTCGGCCGCGAAGGCGAAGAACAGTGGAACCCGAGCGCCAAACCGGGCACGCTCCGCCGGTGGGACTTGCGGACTGGTTCCGTCGCGCGGACGTACGATACCGTTCCCGGCGGGACATACTCCTTGGTTGCCTCACCGGACGGAAAGACGCTGGCGTTCTCCGGCGCTGGGCGTCGCGCAATCATTTGGGACACGGCCGCCGGAAAGGCGGTCGCCCGCATCAAGTCGAATTCGCAATCGATTCGACTGGCGTATGCCCCAGACGGGAAGATGCTCGCCCTTACCGAGGGTATGCGGGTGCGTGTGTGGGACGTGGCCGCCCGGCGGGAGGTCCACCACAACGAAACGTACGTCGAGGAAGTTTCGATTGTCGCCACGTCCTTGGACTCCAAGTTGATCGCTACGGCCGACTGGGGCGGGACGGTTCAAGTGTGGGATCCGGACTCCGGGCTCGAAATCAACTCGTGGATGGCTAACCACAATTTCCGCGGCATAAATGCAATGACGTTCACGCCAGACGGTCATTCCATACTCACGTTCGGTTCGGGAACGGCACGCAGATGGGATGTGTCCCGCGGCGAAGAAACTGTCTTTTTCAAGAAGCCCAAAAAAACAATGGACGACTCGTTAGCGATTTCATCGGCGGACTGCCGGCTGTTCGCTGCCCATTGGGGCAACCATAAAACGATTACCCTTTACGAAACTACCACCGGACGCTCTCTGCGGGAATTGAACGGTCACGCCCAAGCTATTACGCAGATGGCATTCTCTTCCGACGCCCGACGACTGATTAGCGTCGAGGCCGTTGGAAGTGTATCCATCAACAGTCTGACTGCGACGGATGATCAGCGCTGGCAGAGTCTCGGCACCAGTAGCGTGCGGGTGTGGGATGTGACGACGGGTCAGACCCTTCATACTTTCGCCGTGGACAAACCATTCGGGCGCATGACGGTGAGCCCGGATTGCCGTGTGGTCGCCGTGGAATCCTATCAGAAGGAGGAGAAGGTAACGTTCTTGGGCTTTTGGGATTTGATGACTGGCAAAGAAATGGTCGGCCGCAGAATCAAGGGGGCCGGCGGGGCCGTCTTCAGCCCGGACGGCCGTTACCTGGCGGCCAAGGCCGGGAATACCATTCGTCTGTACGAAGTGGCGTCCGGGCAGGTGGTACGAGTGTTCGAAGGTGCAGTCGGGTCGGTGACCGGATTGACGATCACACCAAACGGTCGACGGCTAATCTCGCTTCATCACGACGGAACTTCCCTGGTCTGGGATCTGACCCGTCCGCACGAGGCCGGCGTGGAGACGAGTAAATCATGGGAGGAACTGGCGTCGAAGGACCCGGCGACGGCATTTCGAGCAGCGGGCACGTTGGCGGCGAATCCGGCCGGGGCGATGGTCGTGTTGGGAGAAAAGCTCAGACCCGCGCCCAAATCTCGGACGACGGCGGCCCTGGTTGCCGACATGGACGACCCGGTGTTTTCGGTGCGGGACGTGGCGACCCGGGAGCTTTTCTGGCGAGCGGATCGCGAGTCCGCCGAACTGAAGAGGATACTGGCGAATACGCGGTCGGCCGAAGTACGATTGCGGTTAGACGGGATCCTCCAGACCGCCCCGAGCCCGTGGCCGAAGCTGACGGCCGAGGAACTGCGCCAGGCCCGGGCCGTGGGCGCGCTGGAAGCGATCGGAACGCCGGACGCCCGGCGGCTTCTGAAAGCGCTTGCGGGCGGCGACCCTTACGCTTTATTAACGCGAGAGGCCCGGGTCGCGTTGCGGCGGCTCGGGGAAGAGTGA
- the der gene encoding ribosome biogenesis GTPase Der has product MSLPIVAIVGRPNVGKSSLFNWLAGRRISIVDPTAGVTRDRIATTLYAGDRYFDLVDTGGMGIQDVDNLTADVERQIRVAIEEAAVVLFLVDVRDGVVPLDQEVAERLRKIGKPIIFVANKSDDPKFDVSGADFYRLGYGPPLCVSAEQKRGKEELLTEVLARLPADGDNKAPKSIELKIAIVGRRNVGKSTFINSLAQADRVIVSEIAGTTRDSIDVRFERDGKVFLAIDTAGVRKKKSLAGSVEFYSSHRAERSIRRADVVLHFFDPRLRISRVDKQLAEYIVEHKKPAIFVVNKWDLAKDTTPTEKWSDYLRTVFSMLDYVPIAFITAKNGKNVYRLLNLTQQLHKQAGKRAKTGELNRVIQEAMLASNPPVRSNRVAKVYYATQVDVHPPTIVLITNGPELFDDTYIRYLTKTIRDSFPFGEVAVKLILRAKGESAGLSSGFGAVDFDQMPEPSPDTDTTIIPVLASEAPIDALDPIKVDEPAPTPETAAPAKKAPSEVSGTESTPRLEKPRKKKKPNAGTWEL; this is encoded by the coding sequence ATGTCTCTCCCGATCGTCGCCATCGTCGGCCGCCCGAACGTTGGTAAATCGTCGCTGTTCAACTGGCTCGCGGGCCGCCGGATCAGCATCGTCGACCCGACCGCGGGCGTCACCCGCGACCGCATCGCCACGACCCTGTACGCCGGGGACCGGTACTTCGACCTCGTCGACACCGGCGGGATGGGCATCCAAGACGTCGACAACCTCACGGCCGATGTCGAGCGGCAGATCCGCGTGGCCATCGAAGAGGCCGCAGTCGTCTTGTTCCTGGTCGACGTACGCGACGGCGTGGTCCCGCTCGACCAGGAAGTCGCCGAGCGGCTGCGGAAGATCGGCAAGCCGATCATCTTCGTCGCGAACAAGTCCGACGACCCGAAATTCGACGTCTCCGGGGCCGACTTTTACCGGCTCGGGTACGGCCCGCCGCTCTGCGTCAGCGCCGAGCAAAAACGCGGGAAAGAAGAACTGCTCACGGAAGTTCTGGCCCGCCTGCCCGCGGACGGGGATAACAAGGCCCCCAAAAGCATCGAACTCAAGATTGCGATCGTCGGTCGCCGGAACGTCGGGAAGAGCACGTTCATCAACAGCCTCGCCCAGGCCGACCGGGTGATCGTGTCCGAGATCGCGGGGACGACGCGGGACAGCATCGACGTCCGCTTCGAGCGGGACGGCAAGGTGTTCCTGGCGATCGACACGGCCGGCGTGCGGAAGAAAAAGAGTCTCGCGGGCAGCGTCGAGTTTTACAGCTCCCACCGGGCCGAGCGGTCGATCCGCCGGGCCGACGTCGTCCTCCACTTCTTCGACCCACGACTACGGATCAGCCGGGTCGACAAGCAGCTCGCCGAGTACATCGTCGAGCACAAGAAGCCGGCGATCTTCGTCGTCAACAAGTGGGACCTGGCGAAGGATACCACACCGACGGAGAAGTGGTCCGACTACCTGCGCACCGTCTTCTCGATGTTGGACTACGTGCCGATCGCGTTCATTACGGCGAAGAATGGGAAAAACGTTTACCGCCTGCTCAACCTGACGCAGCAGTTGCACAAGCAAGCCGGCAAGCGGGCGAAGACGGGCGAGCTGAACCGGGTGATTCAGGAAGCGATGCTGGCGAGCAACCCGCCGGTCCGGTCCAACCGGGTCGCCAAGGTCTACTATGCCACGCAAGTCGACGTCCACCCGCCGACCATCGTACTCATTACCAACGGCCCGGAACTGTTCGACGACACGTACATCCGCTACCTGACCAAAACCATTCGGGACAGCTTCCCGTTCGGCGAAGTCGCGGTGAAACTGATCCTCCGCGCCAAGGGCGAGTCCGCCGGCCTGTCGTCCGGCTTTGGGGCCGTGGACTTCGACCAGATGCCCGAGCCGTCCCCGGATACCGACACAACGATCATCCCGGTACTGGCGTCCGAAGCCCCGATCGACGCGCTCGACCCCATTAAAGTCGACGAACCGGCTCCCACCCCCGAAACCGCGGCTCCCGCGAAAAAGGCCCCGTCGGAAGTATCCGGCACGGAGTCTACGCCCCGCCTCGAAAAGCCGCGGAAGAAGAAGAAACCGAACGCAGGGACGTGGGAACTGTGA
- a CDS encoding dimethylarginine dimethylaminohydrolase family protein encodes MNRSLGAVRELAFQQWQTLRSALVATGVAIEELAPQPGLPDLVFTANAGLVFRDTFLSSRFKHEVRAKESPFFDAWFAAHGFQVDHMPEGLFHEGAGDALFCGDTLFAGYRTRSDASAHQWVAHRLGVRCLPLELVNPRFYHLDTCFCPIAPGVALYFPDAFDAYGRRVLAAHVPTLIPVVETEAQRFGCNAVVVGTTVVHNSRCPGLAADLSKHGFRSVEVELDEFLKAGGSAKCLTLRLDGEDAAGWKRTTDGGAGS; translated from the coding sequence ATGAACCGGTCGCTCGGGGCGGTCCGCGAGCTGGCGTTTCAACAGTGGCAGACCCTCCGGTCCGCTCTCGTTGCGACCGGTGTCGCGATCGAAGAACTCGCCCCACAGCCGGGGTTGCCAGACCTTGTTTTCACCGCCAACGCCGGGCTGGTGTTCCGCGACACTTTTCTGAGCAGTCGGTTCAAACACGAAGTACGCGCCAAGGAATCGCCGTTTTTCGACGCCTGGTTTGCCGCCCACGGATTCCAGGTCGACCACATGCCGGAAGGTCTGTTCCACGAAGGCGCGGGCGACGCCCTGTTCTGCGGTGACACCCTCTTTGCCGGCTATCGCACCCGGTCGGACGCGTCCGCTCACCAGTGGGTGGCCCATCGTCTCGGGGTCCGATGCCTGCCGTTGGAACTGGTGAATCCGCGGTTTTATCACCTGGATACCTGTTTTTGCCCGATCGCTCCCGGGGTCGCCTTGTATTTTCCCGACGCCTTCGATGCGTACGGCCGCCGCGTCCTGGCCGCCCACGTGCCGACTTTAATTCCGGTCGTTGAAACCGAAGCCCAGCGGTTCGGCTGCAATGCGGTCGTCGTCGGCACGACGGTTGTGCATAACAGCCGGTGCCCCGGTCTCGCCGCGGACTTGTCAAAACACGGTTTTCGGTCCGTGGAAGTCGAACTCGACGAATTTCTGAAGGCTGGCGGTAGCGCGAAATGCCTCACACTCCGCCTGGACGGTGAAGACGCGGCGGGGTGGAAACGGACGACTGATGGCGGGGCCGGCTCGTAA